A genomic stretch from Oryzias latipes chromosome 24, ASM223467v1 includes:
- the LOC101171125 gene encoding SH3 domain-binding glutamic acid-rich-like protein 3: MSVTVFYASVSGSLEVKKRQERINSVLSSKKIAYKSIDITQKPEHKDLMRKIANNPTAMPPQIANGSNYCGDFEAFENAIEVGKLEEFLKI; the protein is encoded by the exons ATGTCTGTGACCGTGTTTTATGCCAGTGTGAGCGGTTCTTTGGAG GTGAAGAAGCGTCAAGAAAGGATCAATTCTGTGCTAAGTTCCAAGAAAATCGCCTACAAATCTATCGACATCACACAGAAACCCGAACATAAGGATTTGATGAGGAAAATCGCTAACAACCCAACAGCAATGCCTCCTCAAATAGCCAACGGTTCCAATTACTGTGGA GATTTCGAAGCATTTGAGAATGCAATTGAAGTGGGAAAATTAGAAGAATtcttaaaaatttaa
- the rps12 gene encoding 40S ribosomal protein S12 codes for MAEEGIAAGGGMDVNTALPEVLKTALIHDGLARGIREAAKALDKRQAHLCVLAANCDEPMYVKLVEALCAEHQINLIKVDDNKKLGEWVGLCKIDREGKPRKVVGCSCVVVKDYGKESQAKDVIEEYFKAKK; via the exons ATGGCCGAGGAAGG CATTGCTGCCGGAGGTGGGATGGATGTGAACACTGCTCTCCCAGAGGTGCTGAAGACCGCACTCATCCATGACGGCCTTGCCCGTGGAATCCGCGAGGCTGCCAAGGCCCTGGACAA GCGTCAGGCCCATCTCTGCGTCCTGGCCGCCAACTGCGATGAGCCGATGTACGTGAAGCTGGTGGAAGCCCTCTGCGCTGAGCATCAAATTAACCTGATAAAA GTTGACGACAACAAGAAGCTCGGTGAGTGGGTCGGTTTGTGCAAGATCGACCGGGAGGGCAAACCCCGCAAGGTGGTCGGCTGTAGTTGTGTTGTTGTCAAG GATTACGGCAAGGAGTCTCAAGCCAAGGACGTGATTGAGGAATACTTCAAAGCCAAGAAATGA